From the Temnothorax longispinosus isolate EJ_2023e chromosome 6, Tlon_JGU_v1, whole genome shotgun sequence genome, one window contains:
- the Prosalpha6 gene encoding proteasome subunit alpha type-1 has translation MFRNQYDSDVTVWSPQGRLHQVEYAMEAVKLGSATVGIKSKTHAVLIALKRASSELSAHQKKIIPIDKHMGISISGLTADARILSRYMRTECLNYKYAHDDTLPVGRLITSLGNKMQTCTQRYDRRPYGVGLLVAGYDDQGPHIYQTCPSANYFDCKAMAIGSRSQSARTYLEKHLSEFSSCDRDELVKHGLRALRDTLPNEVDLSVKNVSIGIVGKSYDFTILDETTTAAYLSQIEGDDKRGRPTEPAVQDDARPPQDPPADEGPQDPQVAIAMDTD, from the exons ATG tTCCGCAATCAGTATGATAGCGATGTGACAGTATGGAGTCCGCAAGGACGACTACATCAAGTGGAATATGCTATGGAAGCTGTGAAACTGGGATCAGCTACCGTAGGTATTAAGAGCAAAACACACGCCGTTCTCATTGCGCTGAAGAGAGCATCATCAGAGCTATCAGCTCAtcagaagaaaattatacCGATAGACAAACACATGGGAATTAGCATTTCAGGTTTAACAGCTGATGCAAGAATATTGAG CCGTTATATGCGGACCGAATGTCTGAATTACAAGTATGCTCACGATGATACATTACCTGTGGGTCGTTTAATTACATCTCTGGGAAATAAGATGCAAACGTGTACACAAAGATATGATCGACGTCCATATGGCGTTGGCTTACTCGTGGCTGGATATGat GATCAAGGGCCCCATATATATCAGACTTGTCCGTCAGCAAATTATTTCGACTGTAAAGCGATGGCCATAGGATCACGTTCCCAAAGCGCAAGGACATACTTAGAGAAACACTTAAGTGAATTTTCATCATGCGATCGTGATGAGTTAGTCAAGCATGGCCTTAGAGCGTTACGTGATACTCTACCTAATGAAGTCGATTTATCAGTGAAG aatgTATCAATTGGGATAGTAGGAAAGAGTTACGATTTCACTATTCTCGACGAAACTACGACGGCTGCTTATTTGTCCCAAATTGAAGGGGACGATAAACGTGGAAGGCCTACTGAGCCAGCTGTGCAAGACGACGCCAGACCTCCGCAAGATCCGCCAGCCGACGAAGGTCCTCAAGATCCTCAAGTTGCTATTGCCATGGATACGGATTAA
- the Las gene encoding lipoyl synthase, mitochondrial, with product MCRDNNESILQLMGDMCTRGSRFCSVKTARKPPPLDAEEPINTASAIVDWGLDYVVLTSVDRDDLKDGGASHIASTVKEIKKRSSILVECLVPDFRGDEDCVATIVNCNLDVFAHNIETVERLTPFVRDMRARYRQSLAVLKAAKKFNPNLITKSSIMLGLGETNQEVEQTLQDLRDAGVDAVTLGQYMQPTKRHLKVVEYVTPQKFKAWENLGNQLGFLYTASGPLVRSSYKAGEYFLANILKQRKKQQIDSHTTS from the exons ATGTGTCGAGATAACAATGAGTCGATTCTTCAGTTGATGGGAGATATGTGCACTCGCGGCAGTCGTTTCTGCTCTGTCAAAACTGCACGTAAACCACCGCCGTTAGATGCAGAGGAGCCAATCAATACCGCTAGCGCGATAGTGGACTGGGGTTTGGATTATGTTGTTCTAACATCCGTGGATCGTGACG atttaaagGATGGTGGAGCTAGCCATATCGCATCTACTGtcaaggaaataaaaaagag GAGCAGTATCCTAGTGGAATGTCTAGTGCCAGATTTCAGAGGCGATGAAGATTGTGTCGCTACGATTGTGAATTGTAATCTGGACGTGTTCGCGCATAACATTGAAACCGTAGAACGTTTAACCCCCTTTGTTCGCGATATGCGCGCTCGATATAG GCAGTCGCTGGCCGTATTGAAAGCAGCTAAGAAGTTCAATCCCAATTTAATCACGAAATCGTCGATAATGCTGGGACTGGGCGAAACCAACCAGGAAGTCGAACAGACTCTGCAGGATCTAAGAGACGCTGGTGTGGATGCTGTAACATTGGGGCAGTACATGCAACCTACCAAAAGACACTTAAAAGTCGTCGAATATGTAACACCTCAGAAATTTAAAGCATGGGAAAATTTGGGAAATCAACTAGGCTTCCTGTATACCGCTAGCGGTCCATTAGTCCGGTCATCATATAAGGCCGGGGAATATTTCTTGGCAAATATACTAAAACAACGGAAGAAACAACAGATTGATAGTCACACTACATCGTGA
- the LOC139815054 gene encoding uncharacterized protein produces MPSCAAQGCSNSWKSGYKMCYFPLKDTQRCAIWIHNVNRTNWIPTKHSTLCQVHFAPEMWEKHRADGSLKLKMNAIPTLFGDTVPKELIINEIENKDQSTKDYVQSETVHIGENSSQNNEHEPMEYENKDQSTEDFVQSETVHIEENSSQNNEHEPMEYEDVNEIINIESSEAENGKSVQSNKVLNSCTNCLQKDKTIEEMRKLLTKIDRLHKHAKEKLLNAKRNIKRLQQRTGSSHILATKIKNMLSDTQLKLLSGEFIKVPKWCNNTIQKALKIRFACGSSGYEEVIRHFPLPSLRTLNRKMQNIQFDSGILNDIFDFLSIKVSSFKNSLDNHCMLVLDEMSITPSHVLDISKNTYLRYCYFTKLFG; encoded by the exons ATGCCTAGTTGTGCGGCGCAAGGTTGCTCAAATTCCTGGAAATCAGGTTACAAAATGTGTTATTTCCCATTAAAAGATACACAAAGATGTGCAATATGGATTCACAATGTGAATCGTACAAATTGGATCCCAACAAAACATTCAACATTATGTCag gTTCATTTTGCTCCTGAAATGTGGGAAAAACATAGAGCAGATGGCagcttgaaattaaaaatgaatgccATACCTACTTTATTTGGTGATACAG TTCCAAAAGAGCtaataattaacgaaattgaaaataaagatcAATCAACGAAAGACTATGTGCAAAGTGAGACGGTGCATATTGGAGAAAATTCGTCCCAAAATAATGAACATGAACCAATGGAGTATGAAAATAAAGATCAATCAACGGAAGACTTTGTGCAAAGCGAGACGGTGcatattgaagaaaattcgTCCCAAAATAATGAACATGAACCAATGGAGTATGAAGATgtgaatgaaattataaatattgaaagtaGCGAAGcagaaaatggaaaatccgtGCAATCAAATAAAGTTTTGAATTCGTGCACTAATTGTTTACAAAAAGACAAAACAATAGAAGAAATGCGTaaacttttaacaaaaattgatcgCTTACATAAACatgcaaaagaaaaacttCTCAATGCAAAACGCAATATAAAACGTTTACAACAACGAACAGGTTCTTCCCATATACTTGCAACAAAGATAAAGAATATGCTTAGCGATACGCAACTAAAACTGTTATCTGGCGAATTTATCAAAGTTCCAAAATGGTGCAATAATACTATACAAAAAGCACTAAAAATAAGGTTTGCATGTGGTAGCTCAGGTTATGAGGAAGTGATTCGTCATTTTCCTTTACCTTCGCTACGAACATTAAATaggaaaatgcaaaatatacagTTTGATAGTGGTATTTTGAATGACATTTTTGactttttaagtattaaagtTTCTTCCTTCAAAAATAGTTTAGATAATCATTGCATGCTAGTGCTAGATGAAATGAGCATAACACCCAGTCATGTATTagatatatcaaaaaatacgTACTTAAGGTACTGCTACTTTACAAAATTGTTCGGGTGA
- the LOC139814562 gene encoding protein LSM12 isoform X1 — MAGASDWFSIGSTVLCKTCHEKEIEGEVLAFDPQTKMLILKSPSSSGRPSLNDIHIVNLSLVSNVQVTREVSPTTSEPPQSLNLQRLNTRVRNQIDEKRRLVMALQAGVSPEGQKLFIAISKTIQDITWNGANIVVFNNVTIRPPYKVDNVHGNTESGAYRHVKKVVEKHIKDTLQAQQQRDQQQQQTQKGGELQ, encoded by the exons ATGGCCGGAGCCAGCGACTGGTTTAGCATCGGCAGCACGGTGCTCTGTAAAACCTGCCATGAAAAGGAGATAGAGGGTGAGGTGTTGGCGTTCGATCCACAGACCAAAATGCTGATACTAA AATCACCATCGTCGAGTGGGAGACCCTCGTtaaatgatatacatatagtaaatTTATCCCTCGTGTCCAACGTTCAAGTGACACGGGAAGTTAGTCCTACTACCAGTGAACCACCACAGAGCCTTAATTTACAAAGGCTAAACACGAGAGTTCGTAATCAGATCGATGAGAAGAGGAGACTGGTAATGGCTCTGCAGGCCGGAGTATCTCCAGAGGGACAGAAGCTCTTCATCGCTATCTCGAAAACTATTCAAGATATTACGTGGAATGGAGCTAATATTgttgtatttaataatgtcaCTATTAGACCACCATACAAAGTGGACAATGTTCATGGAAACACAGAATCTGGTGCATATAgacatgtaaaaaaagtg GTTGAGAAACACATTAAAGATACATTACAAGCACAGCAACAACGGGATCAACAGCAACAACAAACGCAGAAGGGCGGTGAACTGCAATAA
- the LOC139814562 gene encoding protein LSM12 homolog A isoform X2: protein MSRDSSGTNVATRSRGSNSVFLNSNFLESPSSSGRPSLNDIHIVNLSLVSNVQVTREVSPTTSEPPQSLNLQRLNTRVRNQIDEKRRLVMALQAGVSPEGQKLFIAISKTIQDITWNGANIVVFNNVTIRPPYKVDNVHGNTESGAYRHVKKVVEKHIKDTLQAQQQRDQQQQQTQKGGELQ, encoded by the exons ATGTCTCGCGACTCGTCCGGAACAAACGTGGCAACTCGGTCGCGCGGTTCAAATTCAG TTTTCCTTAACAGTAACTTCTTAGAATCACCATCGTCGAGTGGGAGACCCTCGTtaaatgatatacatatagtaaatTTATCCCTCGTGTCCAACGTTCAAGTGACACGGGAAGTTAGTCCTACTACCAGTGAACCACCACAGAGCCTTAATTTACAAAGGCTAAACACGAGAGTTCGTAATCAGATCGATGAGAAGAGGAGACTGGTAATGGCTCTGCAGGCCGGAGTATCTCCAGAGGGACAGAAGCTCTTCATCGCTATCTCGAAAACTATTCAAGATATTACGTGGAATGGAGCTAATATTgttgtatttaataatgtcaCTATTAGACCACCATACAAAGTGGACAATGTTCATGGAAACACAGAATCTGGTGCATATAgacatgtaaaaaaagtg GTTGAGAAACACATTAAAGATACATTACAAGCACAGCAACAACGGGATCAACAGCAACAACAAACGCAGAAGGGCGGTGAACTGCAATAA